A genomic window from Leptolyngbya sp. BL0902 includes:
- a CDS encoding DUF4912 domain-containing protein, translated as MEKLPRPSLFVLSLIGALAVGPSLEGVWQGEEIRATVGFPLPLAEASSMAQAPAPPPPTSEIAAAPPVLALSPDGQYLVRGTATGDLVWLDDQGQATAQTVAQAHRGAVLAVVISRDGQTVISAGADGAVRRWDRQGNALGEAILSQGSPLTALALSPDGQGLIAGRADGLVEPWSLATGTAQGDPVAAHAAAIQSLDYMSGGQNWVSGSQDGSLALWNADGSPAGRIPSAHGGGVSQVVSSPDGQGIVSAGGDGTLRFWDRVTFQPRGETLAAHGAPIRAVAYSPDSRTLATAAADGSLRLWNIDGTSRWSEPVMLDSEPRFLGFTPAGDLVVGTVDGRVERRGPQGNVVALTRAQAPSSEDPVLSPPDGFSALQNLPQNTWWILAAVPALLILAGAVGALLGGRSPEEETAAAGAEETDLGPEPRAHETDEADEADEAKGTAADLDPRNYHNAAMEAGIGEADASEGVASRSVQPLANPTDAQPPALPPEADLSWDWAETTPTKATSLQADPANPLPPEASLVADRSTNPQPPANKLEQARADLAGGRQQLRAGQYEAALLCFNSAIEATEVERLKAEALSTPMGGINALATQAQTQRGHALGLLDQPSEAMESYNTALGLDSAALEAWVGKGRLLMALGRYEEALFCFDSALELDSSLGPAWAGKGQALLRLGRHAEGQTCHHRAIALGLESLGPLPPYPTLDPDTGRASDDAAMATINDPVFPLEPLVAAPSHGDPDVPLALQQVVMGLPSADTDLAYAFPSDYGVPPELMADVADLPSQAENSVEAPTWPSTSAEPSPLSQDLGTAPWVEPIPEDREAEDSPTVKEVDPSHASDLSVENRWNPDQGWPTPKATALDPSALDTPSGSRSISSGAAVSPSAEAAPGNWPGNWGASWAAEASAELIPPVEFDENWPQDLPPEVIAAMASIPAGSPDAFGPLPPVSPPTPPPVAALIQSGITLTLDRSQGPRFYALWHIEEEDRIQAKQAGGEILAVRLYDVTGHPTQTPLPPPVEEQRCHDDFAQDWYLAIPRWNRIYLAEIGYLSSRGQWQALARSSEVPALANG; from the coding sequence ATGGAAAAGCTGCCTAGGCCATCGTTGTTTGTGCTGTCGCTGATTGGAGCCTTGGCTGTGGGGCCGAGCCTGGAGGGGGTCTGGCAGGGTGAGGAGATCAGGGCCACCGTAGGGTTTCCTCTGCCCCTGGCCGAGGCGTCATCCATGGCCCAGGCTCCGGCCCCCCCACCCCCCACCTCGGAGATCGCCGCAGCCCCCCCTGTCTTAGCCCTATCGCCGGATGGACAGTACCTCGTGCGGGGCACCGCAACCGGGGATCTGGTATGGCTTGATGATCAGGGGCAGGCCACGGCCCAAACCGTAGCCCAGGCCCACCGAGGGGCCGTGCTGGCGGTGGTCATTAGCCGCGACGGGCAAACGGTGATCTCCGCCGGAGCCGATGGGGCCGTGCGCCGCTGGGATCGCCAAGGTAATGCCCTAGGGGAGGCCATCCTCAGCCAAGGGAGCCCCCTGACAGCCCTGGCCCTCAGCCCCGATGGCCAAGGGTTAATCGCAGGGCGGGCTGATGGCTTAGTGGAGCCATGGTCGCTGGCGACGGGGACAGCCCAGGGGGATCCGGTCGCCGCCCACGCAGCGGCCATCCAGTCCCTCGACTATATGAGTGGTGGCCAAAACTGGGTCAGTGGTAGCCAAGACGGCAGCTTAGCCCTATGGAATGCGGACGGTAGTCCAGCAGGACGCATTCCATCGGCCCACGGTGGCGGAGTCAGCCAGGTGGTCAGCAGCCCCGATGGCCAAGGGATAGTGTCTGCCGGGGGAGATGGCACCCTGCGATTTTGGGATCGCGTCACCTTCCAACCGCGCGGGGAGACCCTAGCGGCCCATGGGGCTCCCATTCGCGCCGTCGCCTACAGCCCCGATAGCCGCACCTTAGCTACTGCCGCTGCCGATGGCAGTTTGCGCCTGTGGAACATCGACGGCACCAGTCGCTGGTCTGAGCCTGTAATGCTAGACAGCGAGCCTCGTTTCCTTGGGTTCACCCCAGCGGGAGATTTAGTCGTTGGCACCGTGGATGGTCGCGTGGAGCGCCGTGGCCCCCAGGGCAATGTCGTGGCGTTAACCCGCGCCCAGGCACCCTCCTCTGAAGATCCTGTCCTCAGCCCGCCCGATGGGTTTAGTGCTCTCCAAAACCTGCCCCAAAACACCTGGTGGATTTTAGCTGCTGTTCCGGCCCTGCTGATTTTGGCAGGAGCTGTGGGGGCGCTGCTGGGGGGGCGTTCCCCGGAGGAGGAAACGGCGGCGGCAGGGGCCGAGGAGACCGACCTTGGCCCTGAGCCTAGAGCCCATGAAACCGACGAAGCCGACGAAGCCGACGAAGCCAAAGGAACAGCGGCGGATCTAGACCCGCGCAACTACCACAATGCAGCAATGGAAGCGGGAATTGGAGAAGCCGATGCTTCTGAAGGGGTGGCCTCGCGCTCAGTTCAGCCGCTCGCTAACCCAACGGATGCCCAACCGCCCGCCCTGCCACCCGAAGCCGACCTAAGCTGGGACTGGGCCGAGACAACCCCCACCAAGGCCACGTCTCTACAGGCCGACCCCGCCAACCCATTGCCTCCCGAAGCCAGTCTCGTGGCTGATCGCAGCACCAACCCCCAGCCCCCGGCCAACAAGCTAGAACAGGCGCGGGCGGATCTGGCTGGAGGGCGTCAGCAGCTGCGGGCAGGCCAGTATGAGGCGGCTCTTTTATGCTTTAACAGCGCCATTGAGGCCACCGAGGTGGAGCGCCTCAAAGCCGAAGCTCTGAGTACACCCATGGGTGGGATTAACGCCCTGGCCACCCAGGCCCAAACCCAGCGGGGCCATGCCCTGGGGCTCTTGGATCAACCCAGCGAAGCCATGGAGAGCTATAACACGGCCCTGGGGCTGGATAGTGCGGCCCTAGAAGCCTGGGTAGGCAAGGGCCGACTGTTGATGGCCCTGGGGCGCTACGAGGAGGCACTCTTCTGCTTTGATAGCGCCCTAGAACTAGACAGCAGCCTGGGGCCAGCCTGGGCCGGAAAAGGGCAAGCCCTCCTGCGCCTAGGCCGCCATGCCGAAGGCCAAACCTGTCACCACCGCGCCATTGCCCTGGGTTTGGAAAGCCTGGGGCCACTGCCGCCCTACCCCACCCTCGATCCTGACACCGGGCGGGCTTCCGATGACGCGGCGATGGCGACCATCAATGACCCGGTTTTTCCCCTAGAGCCTTTGGTTGCCGCTCCTAGCCATGGCGATCCCGACGTTCCCCTGGCCCTTCAGCAGGTGGTGATGGGGTTGCCCTCCGCTGACACCGACCTAGCCTATGCCTTCCCCAGCGACTATGGAGTACCACCAGAGCTGATGGCCGACGTGGCCGATTTACCCAGTCAGGCGGAAAACAGCGTGGAAGCACCCACTTGGCCATCCACCTCGGCGGAGCCCAGCCCCCTGTCTCAGGATTTGGGAACAGCGCCTTGGGTGGAGCCTATCCCTGAGGATCGGGAGGCTGAAGATAGCCCAACCGTGAAAGAGGTAGATCCCAGTCATGCTTCGGATCTTTCGGTGGAGAACCGCTGGAACCCAGACCAGGGATGGCCCACCCCCAAGGCCACCGCCCTTGATCCGTCGGCCCTAGATACCCCTAGCGGATCTCGATCAATCTCATCGGGAGCCGCTGTGTCCCCGTCCGCCGAAGCAGCCCCAGGGAATTGGCCAGGGAATTGGGGGGCGTCCTGGGCCGCAGAGGCGTCCGCAGAGTTGATTCCCCCGGTCGAGTTTGACGAAAATTGGCCCCAGGATCTGCCCCCAGAGGTGATCGCAGCAATGGCCAGCATTCCTGCTGGGTCGCCCGATGCCTTTGGGCCACTCCCTCCGGTGTCTCCTCCCACCCCTCCTCCGGTAGCCGCTCTCATTCAGAGTGGCATCACGCTGACCCTCGACCGATCCCAGGGGCCGCGCTTCTACGCCCTTTGGCACATTGAGGAGGAAGATCGGATCCAGGCGAAGCAGGCTGGGGGCGAAATCCTGGCGGTGCGCCTCTACGACGTGACCGGACACCCCACCCAAACGCCCCTGCCGCCCCCCGTAGAAGAGCAGCGCTGCCACGACGACTTTGCCCAGGACTGGTATCTAGCCATTCCCCGCTGGAATCGCATCTATCTCGCCGAAATTGGCTACCTCTCCAGCCGTGGACAGTGGCAAGCCTTGGCTCGATCCTCGGAGGTGCCCGCCCTGGCCAACGGCTGA
- a CDS encoding tetratricopeptide repeat protein, translating into MAVSLDIPPPPPLSRVKLLEGQGNALYAAGRYSEALTRFEECLALQPNRPEVWTLHGFCLTALKRFEDSLHSFDRAVALDSDCALAWHGKGHALGKLSRFEDATLHLQEALRINPADSKAWYNLGTAQNQLRQYDPAIVSFGQSLKLNPNDHRARYNQGVALCGLHRYEEALDTLRQALALKPTAHYIWNQCGTALIQLGRYAEARAAFDTSLRHHADNPNAWYGKARAYAMAGDLEQTLQSLYRTFVLSPYVYKVMVQIDAHFDGLRDDPQFQKLID; encoded by the coding sequence ATGGCCGTGAGTCTCGATATTCCCCCGCCCCCTCCCCTGAGCCGCGTTAAGCTGTTAGAAGGCCAAGGTAATGCCCTCTATGCCGCCGGACGCTACAGCGAAGCCCTGACTCGGTTTGAGGAGTGTCTAGCGCTTCAGCCCAATCGCCCCGAAGTTTGGACGCTCCATGGCTTTTGTTTAACTGCCCTAAAACGCTTTGAGGATTCTCTCCATAGCTTTGACCGAGCGGTGGCTCTAGATTCGGACTGTGCCTTAGCATGGCACGGTAAGGGCCATGCCCTGGGCAAACTCAGCCGTTTTGAGGATGCCACCCTGCACCTGCAAGAGGCGCTACGAATCAATCCTGCTGATAGCAAAGCTTGGTACAACCTAGGGACGGCCCAAAATCAGCTGCGGCAGTACGATCCAGCCATTGTCAGCTTTGGGCAGAGTCTGAAGCTCAACCCTAACGACCACCGTGCCCGATACAACCAAGGGGTAGCGCTCTGTGGCTTGCACCGCTACGAAGAAGCCCTAGACACCCTGCGGCAAGCCCTGGCCCTCAAGCCGACGGCCCACTACATCTGGAACCAGTGCGGCACGGCTTTAATCCAACTAGGTCGCTACGCCGAGGCCCGCGCCGCCTTCGATACGTCCCTGCGCCACCACGCTGATAATCCCAATGCCTGGTACGGCAAGGCCCGTGCCTACGCCATGGCGGGCGATTTAGAGCAGACCCTTCAGAGCCTCTATCGCACCTTTGTGCTTAGCCCCTACGTCTATAAGGTCATGGTGCAGATCGACGCCCACTTTGACGGTCTGCGAGACGATCCCCAATTTCAAAAACTGATCGACTGA
- the dxs gene encoding 1-deoxy-D-xylulose-5-phosphate synthase, with translation MRLSDVTHPNQLHGLTIRQLEDIARQIREKHLETVAASGGHLGPGLGVVELTLALYQTLDLDHDKVVWDVGHQAYPHKLITGRFHDFHTLRQKDGVAGYLKRSENQFDHFGAGHASTSISAALGMALARDMAGENYKVAAIIGDGALTGGMALEAINHAGHLPHTNLLVVLNDNEMSISPNVGAIPRYLNKMRISPPVQFLTDNLEEQFKHLPFLGDSLSPELDRVKEGMKRLAVPKVGAVFEELGFLYMGPVDGHNLQELITTFKEAHKHTGPVLVHVSTTKGKGYAIAEKDQVGYHAQSPFNLATGKGIPSTKPKPPSYSKVFAETLITLAENDPKIVGITAAMATGTGLDKLQQALPKQYIDVGIAEQHAVTLAAGLACEGARPVVAIYSTFLQRGFDQIVHDVCIQKLPVFFCLDRAGIVGADGPTHQGMYDIAYLRCIPNLVLMAPKDEAELQRMMVTGINYTEGAIAMRYPRGNGYGAPLMEEGWEPLPIGKAEVLRQGDDVLLLGYGSMVYPAMQTAEILSEHGIEATVVNARFAKPLDEELILPLAKQIGKVVTFEEGCLMGGFGSAVAESILDAQVPASVLRIGVPDILVDHATPDQSKVALGLTPSQMAERILSTFKVEKPALAV, from the coding sequence ATGCGCCTGAGTGATGTAACCCATCCCAACCAACTGCACGGTCTAACGATTCGGCAGCTTGAGGATATTGCCCGTCAAATTCGCGAAAAGCACCTGGAAACCGTGGCCGCCAGTGGTGGGCACCTGGGGCCGGGGCTGGGCGTGGTAGAGCTCACCCTGGCGCTGTACCAAACCCTGGATCTCGACCATGACAAGGTGGTGTGGGACGTGGGCCACCAGGCCTATCCCCACAAGCTGATCACCGGGCGCTTCCACGATTTCCACACCCTGCGCCAGAAGGATGGGGTGGCGGGCTACCTGAAGCGCAGCGAGAACCAGTTTGACCACTTTGGGGCAGGCCACGCCTCCACCAGTATTTCCGCCGCTTTGGGGATGGCCCTGGCGCGGGATATGGCGGGCGAGAACTACAAAGTGGCGGCGATTATTGGCGACGGTGCGCTCACTGGCGGCATGGCCCTGGAGGCCATCAACCATGCGGGCCACCTGCCCCATACCAACCTGCTGGTGGTGCTGAACGACAACGAAATGTCGATTTCCCCCAACGTGGGCGCGATTCCCCGCTACCTCAACAAAATGCGGATTAGCCCCCCGGTGCAGTTCCTCACCGACAACCTGGAGGAGCAGTTCAAGCACCTGCCCTTCCTGGGCGATTCCCTCTCGCCGGAACTGGATCGGGTCAAAGAAGGCATGAAGCGCCTCGCGGTGCCCAAGGTGGGGGCGGTGTTTGAGGAACTGGGCTTTTTGTACATGGGGCCTGTGGATGGCCACAATCTGCAAGAGCTGATCACCACCTTCAAGGAAGCCCACAAGCACACGGGGCCAGTGTTGGTGCATGTGTCTACCACCAAGGGCAAGGGCTACGCCATCGCCGAAAAAGACCAGGTTGGCTACCATGCCCAATCCCCCTTCAACCTGGCCACGGGTAAGGGGATTCCCTCCACCAAACCCAAGCCCCCCAGCTACTCCAAGGTGTTCGCCGAAACCCTGATCACCCTGGCGGAAAACGACCCCAAGATTGTGGGCATCACCGCCGCCATGGCCACGGGCACGGGGTTAGACAAGCTCCAGCAAGCCCTCCCCAAGCAATACATCGATGTGGGCATTGCCGAACAGCACGCCGTTACCCTGGCCGCTGGTCTGGCCTGCGAAGGAGCGCGTCCCGTCGTGGCGATCTACTCCACTTTCTTGCAGCGGGGGTTTGACCAGATCGTTCATGATGTCTGCATCCAAAAGCTACCCGTGTTCTTCTGCCTAGACCGGGCCGGGATTGTCGGTGCCGATGGCCCCACCCACCAAGGCATGTACGACATCGCCTACCTGCGCTGCATCCCCAACCTGGTGCTGATGGCTCCCAAGGACGAAGCCGAACTGCAACGGATGATGGTGACGGGCATCAACTACACCGAGGGGGCCATTGCTATGCGCTACCCTCGCGGCAACGGCTACGGCGCACCGCTGATGGAAGAGGGCTGGGAACCCCTGCCCATCGGCAAGGCGGAAGTGCTGCGCCAGGGCGACGATGTGCTGCTGTTGGGCTACGGCTCCATGGTGTATCCCGCCATGCAAACCGCCGAAATCCTCAGCGAACACGGTATCGAAGCTACGGTGGTGAACGCCCGCTTCGCCAAGCCGTTGGATGAGGAGCTGATTCTGCCCCTGGCCAAGCAAATTGGCAAGGTTGTCACCTTTGAGGAAGGCTGTCTGATGGGCGGATTTGGCTCCGCCGTAGCCGAGTCGATTCTGGATGCCCAGGTGCCCGCCTCCGTGCTGCGGATTGGGGTGCCTGATATTCTGGTCGATCACGCCACCCCCGATCAGTCTAAGGTCGCCCTGGGGCTCACCCCGTCCCAAATGGCCGAGCGCATCCTCAGCACCTTCAAGGTGGAAAAGCCTGCCCTAGCGGTGTAA
- the gcvT gene encoding glycine cleavage system aminomethyltransferase GcvT: MSLRQTPLYSRCIDLKARMTEFAGWEMPVQFGGIKQEHEAVRTRAGLFDISHMGKMLFRGNGALAALQRLVPSYLGRLTPGKAQYTVLLNPQGGIIDDLIIYLKDRDASGVEQVFTIVNAATTEKDKAWFQAHLAESGVELVDQSSAFALLSVQGPKAAELLQTCVAENLSAVERFGHLDGTVLGKPAFLARTGYTGEDGFEIMLDPATAGDLWDTLLAAGVAPCGLGARDTLRLEAAMALYGQDINDTTSPLEAGLGWLVHWDEAGDFVGRSVLEAQKSGGVSRRLVGLALSERHIARHDYPVLHEGEPVGIVTSGTLSPTLNTPIALAYVPSHLAKVGQTLAVDIRGQQRPAQVVKRPFYKPQS; the protein is encoded by the coding sequence ATGTCCCTGCGCCAAACGCCTCTCTATTCTCGCTGCATAGACCTCAAAGCCCGGATGACCGAGTTTGCTGGCTGGGAAATGCCCGTGCAGTTTGGCGGCATCAAGCAGGAACATGAGGCAGTTCGCACCCGGGCAGGCTTGTTTGACATTTCTCACATGGGCAAGATGCTGTTTCGAGGCAATGGAGCCCTAGCGGCACTGCAACGGTTGGTGCCCTCCTACCTAGGCCGCCTCACTCCCGGCAAAGCCCAATATACGGTGCTGCTGAACCCCCAGGGCGGCATTATTGATGACCTGATTATCTACCTGAAGGATCGGGATGCATCGGGCGTAGAACAGGTGTTTACCATCGTCAACGCCGCCACTACTGAAAAAGATAAAGCCTGGTTTCAGGCACATCTCGCCGAAAGCGGGGTAGAACTGGTGGATCAGTCCAGCGCCTTTGCGCTGCTGTCGGTGCAGGGGCCAAAGGCCGCCGAGTTGCTGCAAACCTGTGTGGCCGAAAATTTGTCTGCGGTGGAGCGTTTTGGTCACTTGGACGGAACGGTATTGGGCAAACCCGCCTTCCTTGCCCGCACCGGGTACACCGGAGAAGATGGCTTTGAGATTATGCTCGACCCTGCCACCGCCGGAGACCTGTGGGATACCCTGCTGGCGGCGGGCGTGGCTCCCTGTGGTCTGGGTGCTCGCGATACCCTGCGCCTAGAAGCCGCCATGGCCCTCTACGGCCAAGATATTAACGACACCACGAGCCCCCTAGAAGCTGGGCTGGGCTGGCTGGTGCATTGGGACGAAGCGGGTGACTTTGTCGGGCGATCCGTCCTAGAGGCACAAAAATCCGGGGGAGTGTCCCGCCGATTAGTGGGTCTGGCCTTATCCGAACGCCACATTGCCCGCCACGATTACCCTGTCCTCCACGAGGGCGAACCCGTTGGCATCGTCACCAGCGGCACCCTCTCTCCCACCCTCAATACGCCCATTGCCTTGGCCTACGTTCCTAGTCATCTGGCTAAGGTTGGGCAGACCCTAGCCGTAGATATTCGTGGACAACAGCGCCCCGCCCAAGTGGTCAAGCGTCCTTTCTATAAGCCCCAGTCCTAG
- the devC gene encoding ABC transporter permease DevC, whose translation MPPKSNAKPTRRPRLSPPRHIPLAWYNLRHDRARLFVAVAGVTFAVLLMFMNLGFLGALVNTTSNFYDQFNADIVLMSPQSLEISTTKAFPRERLYQAAGIEGIERVMPLYMEYSLWKNPETKISRALFVYAINPMDPVFLMPELSTPEGRRALEIPNSTFIDRLSRPEFGPQTLGLETETDRRRITIVGQYDLGGGFAADGTLVMSDQNFMRYFSPRTLSQVNMGLVQLEPGADPQRVKQAILDRLPADVEAYTKPEIIRKESQFWIQTTSIGFIFGLGVLISFVVGTVIVYQILYTDIHEHLREYATLKAIGYGGDYLFKTVIQESIILAVMGYVPGLILSLALYEMATQATAGTLPLKMTISRVILVFTLTGMMCVISGLISVRKAVTADPAEVFA comes from the coding sequence ATGCCCCCCAAGTCCAACGCCAAGCCAACCCGTCGGCCCCGATTGTCGCCGCCTCGGCACATTCCCCTAGCCTGGTACAACCTGCGCCACGACCGGGCTAGGCTCTTTGTGGCCGTGGCAGGCGTCACCTTTGCGGTGCTGCTCATGTTCATGAATTTGGGCTTTCTGGGAGCCTTGGTGAACACCACCTCTAACTTCTACGACCAGTTCAATGCCGACATTGTGCTGATGTCACCCCAATCGCTGGAAATTAGCACCACTAAAGCCTTCCCCCGTGAACGCCTCTACCAAGCCGCTGGCATTGAGGGCATAGAGCGGGTAATGCCCCTGTATATGGAATATTCCCTCTGGAAAAATCCCGAAACAAAAATCAGCCGCGCCCTGTTTGTCTACGCCATTAACCCCATGGATCCGGTATTTCTGATGCCGGAACTCAGCACCCCAGAGGGCCGTCGGGCCTTAGAAATTCCCAATTCTACTTTTATTGATCGGCTCTCTCGACCAGAATTTGGCCCCCAAACCCTTGGCCTAGAAACAGAAACCGACCGTCGCCGCATTACCATTGTGGGTCAGTACGATCTAGGTGGGGGCTTTGCCGCCGATGGCACCCTAGTGATGAGTGATCAGAACTTTATGCGATACTTTTCCCCTCGCACCCTAAGTCAGGTAAATATGGGCCTGGTACAGCTCGAACCAGGGGCCGATCCTCAGCGGGTAAAACAGGCAATTTTAGACCGTCTTCCTGCCGACGTAGAAGCCTACACCAAACCAGAAATTATTCGCAAGGAAAGTCAGTTTTGGATTCAAACAACCTCCATTGGCTTTATTTTTGGCCTGGGGGTGCTGATTTCCTTCGTCGTTGGCACCGTGATTGTCTACCAAATTTTGTATACCGACATCCATGAGCATCTACGGGAATATGCCACCCTAAAAGCCATTGGCTACGGAGGAGATTACTTATTTAAAACGGTAATTCAAGAATCTATTATCTTAGCGGTGATGGGCTATGTACCAGGGTTGATACTGTCTCTAGCCCTGTACGAAATGGCGACCCAAGCGACCGCTGGTACGCTACCCCTCAAAATGACCATTTCACGGGTCATCCTCGTCTTCACCCTGACCGGAATGATGTGTGTGATCTCCGGCCTAATTTCGGTTCGCAAAGCTGTCACAGCCGATCCTGCGGAGGTCTTTGCTTAA
- a CDS encoding efflux RND transporter periplasmic adaptor subunit: protein MTIQSTDFWKKPSLWMALVALVLVGLGSTLAVRHQLAVRQAAQERAALPPPRQVKVVALGRIEPASRVVQVSASEAGRIDRLMVAKGDQVEEGQIVAYLDRYAVRRAERDLAASQLAEAQAQLAAQRNLGQAQVQEANTRLAQVNAPQQSAIAAQAAAVQSLQAQLNVAEIDLARFQQLHHSGAIARQELDRQQAAVNQLRADVANAQATQQRLEQSRATDMTNAEAQLASVQANTTLAQLQSRVDSAAQALALAEAQLALTVVRSPQAGQVLNVLAYPGEAVAPGSGPILSLGDTRQMYVVSEVYETDIGRVNLGQPATVTSRNGAFPGTLTGTVEEIGLQIAKNDVIDDDPAANADARVVEVRVRLDQSEVVAALTNLQVDVAIDIE from the coding sequence ATGACGATTCAGTCCACCGATTTTTGGAAAAAGCCCAGCCTATGGATGGCGCTGGTCGCTTTGGTGTTGGTCGGGCTGGGGTCTACCCTGGCCGTGCGCCATCAACTCGCCGTGCGCCAAGCTGCCCAAGAGCGCGCCGCCCTACCCCCGCCTCGCCAGGTAAAGGTGGTGGCCCTGGGGCGCATTGAACCCGCAAGTCGCGTGGTGCAGGTGTCGGCCTCCGAGGCAGGTCGGATTGATCGGCTGATGGTGGCCAAGGGCGACCAGGTAGAGGAAGGGCAGATCGTGGCCTATCTGGATCGCTACGCGGTGCGACGGGCAGAGCGGGATTTGGCCGCCAGCCAACTGGCCGAAGCCCAGGCCCAACTGGCGGCTCAACGCAACCTGGGGCAGGCCCAAGTCCAGGAGGCCAACACCCGTCTGGCCCAGGTGAATGCACCCCAGCAGTCGGCCATTGCGGCCCAGGCGGCGGCGGTGCAAAGCCTCCAAGCCCAGTTAAATGTGGCCGAAATTGACCTAGCCCGCTTCCAGCAGTTGCACCATTCTGGAGCCATTGCCCGTCAAGAACTTGACCGTCAGCAGGCCGCAGTCAACCAACTGCGGGCCGACGTTGCCAATGCCCAGGCCACTCAACAGCGCCTAGAGCAATCTCGTGCCACCGACATGACCAACGCCGAGGCTCAACTGGCGTCAGTGCAGGCCAACACAACCTTGGCCCAACTGCAAAGCCGAGTGGATTCCGCTGCCCAAGCCCTGGCCCTGGCCGAGGCTCAGCTCGCCCTCACGGTGGTGCGCTCTCCCCAGGCAGGGCAGGTGTTGAATGTGCTGGCCTACCCTGGAGAAGCAGTCGCTCCGGGCAGCGGGCCGATTTTGTCCCTGGGGGATACCCGCCAAATGTACGTGGTCTCCGAAGTTTACGAAACGGACATTGGCCGCGTGAACCTGGGCCAGCCCGCCACCGTCACCAGCCGCAACGGAGCTTTTCCCGGCACCCTCACCGGAACTGTAGAGGAAATCGGCCTCCAAATTGCCAAAAACGACGTGATTGACGATGACCCCGCCGCCAATGCCGATGCTCGCGTCGTCGAAGTCCGCGTCCGCCTCGACCAAAGCGAGGTCGTCGCCGCTCTCACAAATCTTCAGGTGGATGTGGCCATTGATATTGAGTAG